A single window of Micrococcaceae bacterium Sec5.1 DNA harbors:
- a CDS encoding VCBS repeat-containing protein translates to MTRFLAICVATVLGVGTFASPVLAADTTKPALSSASLASAKTLRVGDIPRINWTATDDNPISSMSFGMYAPDGRFKTLNVRSNNITTSGRISSGTAAGEPVDNLSWPEGEYRVTFAQFTDLAGNMTDTRSDTALSGGVDFQALNFTVAGTVADTTKPALSSASLASAKTLRVGDIPRINWTATDDNPISSMSFGMYAPDGRFKTLNVRSNNITTSGRISSGTAAGEPVDNLSWPEGEYRVTFAQFTDLAGNMTDTRSDTALSGGVDFQALNFTVAGTVADTTKPALSSASLASAKTLRVGDIPRINWTATDDNPISSMSFGMYAPDGRFKTLNVRSNNITTSGRISSGTAAGEPVDNLSWPEGEYRVTFAQFTDLAGNMTDTRSDTALSGGVDFQALNFTVAGTVADTTKPALSSASLASAKTLRVGDIPRINWTATDDNPISSMSFGMYAPDGRFKTLNVRSNNITTSGRISSGTAAGEPVDNLSWPGVNTASVGTLSAQFTDLAGNMTDTRSDTALSGGVDFQALNFTVAPPIVVTPAAVVFTDRDGTKDDVYAVPATAGVDYLVGGKVVGAGTFPAVGTVMVTAKAKTDYVLAVGAAASWSATFKATPFVVTPAAVVFTDRDGTKDDVYAVPATAGVDYLVGGKVVGAGTFPAVGTVMVTAKAKTDYVLAVGAAASWSATFKATPFVVTPAAVVFTDRDGTKDDVYAVPATAGVDYLVGGKVVGAGTFPAVGTVMVTAKAKTDYVLAVGAAASWSATFKATPFVVTPAAVVFTDRDGTKDDVYAVPATAGVDYLVGGKVVGAGTFPAVGTVMVTAKAKTDYVLAVGAAASWSATFKATPFVVTPAAVVFTDRDGTKDDVYAVPATAGVDYLVGGKVVGAGTFPAVGTVMVTAKAKTDYVLAVGAAASWSATFKATPFVVTPAAVVFTDRDGTKDDVYAVPATAGVDYLVGGKVVGAGTFPAVGTVMVTAKAKTDYVLAVGAAASWSATFKATPFVVTPAAVVFTDRDGTKDDVYAVPATAGVDYLVGGKVVGAGTFPAVGTVMVTAKAKTDYVLAVGAAASWSATFKATPFVVTPAAVVFTDRDGTKDDVYAVPATAGVDYLVGGKVVGAGTFPAVGTVMVTAKAKTDYVLAVGAAASWSATFKATPFVVTPAAVVFTDRDGTKDDVYAVPATAGVDYLVGGKVVGAGTFPAVGTVMVTAKAKTDYVLAVGAAASWSATFKATPFVVTPAAVVFTDRDGTKDDVYAVPATAGVDYLVGGKVVGAGTFPAVGTVMVTAKAKTDYVLAVGAAASWSATFKATPFVVTPKRDFNGDGKADVLARDGAGVLWLYPGNGSGGWLAAQRVGFGWNVMNALTGAGDFNGDGKADVLARDGAGVLWLYPGNGSGGWLAAQRVGFGWNVMNALTGAGDFNGDGKADVLARDGAGVLWLYPGNGSGGWLAAQRVGFGWNVMNALTGAGDFNGDGKADVLARDGAGVLWLYPGNGSGGWLAAQRVGFGWNVMNALTGAGDFNGDGKADVLARDGAGVLWLYPGNGSGGWLAAQHVGFGWNVMNALL, encoded by the coding sequence GTGACACGCTTCCTTGCCATTTGTGTTGCTACCGTGCTCGGTGTTGGCACGTTCGCATCGCCAGTTCTGGCGGCGGATACGACGAAGCCCGCTTTGTCTTCGGCTTCGCTGGCGTCTGCAAAAACACTTCGTGTGGGGGATATCCCGCGGATCAATTGGACTGCCACTGACGACAATCCGATCTCGAGTATGTCGTTCGGCATGTACGCACCTGATGGGCGCTTCAAGACTCTTAACGTGCGCAGCAACAACATCACCACCAGTGGACGAATCTCCTCCGGAACCGCTGCTGGCGAACCGGTCGATAATCTTTCCTGGCCAGAGGGTGAATACCGAGTCACCTTCGCACAATTCACGGACTTGGCCGGCAACATGACCGACACCAGGAGCGACACCGCCCTTTCAGGAGGCGTCGATTTCCAAGCACTCAACTTCACGGTCGCAGGAACCGTGGCGGATACGACGAAGCCCGCTTTGTCTTCGGCTTCGCTGGCGTCTGCAAAAACACTTCGTGTGGGGGATATCCCGCGGATCAATTGGACTGCCACTGACGACAATCCGATCTCGAGTATGTCGTTCGGCATGTACGCACCTGATGGGCGCTTCAAGACTCTTAACGTGCGCAGCAACAACATCACCACCAGTGGACGAATCTCCTCCGGAACCGCTGCTGGCGAACCTGTCGATAATCTTTCCTGGCCAGAGGGTGAATACCGAGTCACCTTCGCACAATTCACGGACTTGGCCGGCAACATGACCGACACCAGGAGCGACACCGCCCTTTCAGGAGGCGTCGATTTCCAAGCACTCAACTTCACCGTCGCAGGAACCGTGGCGGATACGACGAAGCCCGCTTTGTCTTCGGCTTCGCTGGCGTCTGCAAAAACACTTCGTGTGGGGGATATCCCGCGGATCAATTGGACTGCCACTGACGACAATCCGATCTCGAGTATGTCGTTCGGCATGTACGCACCTGATGGGCGCTTCAAGACTCTTAACGTGCGCAGCAACAACATCACCACCAGTGGACGAATCTCCTCCGGAACCGCTGCTGGCGAACCTGTCGATAATCTTTCCTGGCCAGAGGGTGAATACCGAGTCACCTTCGCACAATTCACGGACTTGGCCGGCAACATGACCGACACCAGGAGCGACACCGCCCTTTCAGGAGGCGTCGATTTCCAAGCACTCAACTTCACCGTCGCAGGAACCGTGGCGGATACGACGAAGCCCGCTTTGTCTTCGGCTTCGCTGGCGTCTGCAAAAACACTTCGTGTGGGGGATATCCCGCGGATCAATTGGACTGCCACTGACGACAATCCGATCTCGAGTATGTCGTTCGGCATGTACGCACCTGATGGGCGCTTCAAGACTCTTAACGTGCGCAGCAACAACATCACCACCAGTGGACGAATCTCCTCCGGAACCGCTGCTGGCGAACCTGTCGATAATCTTTCCTGGCCAGGGGTGAATACCGCGTCGGTGGGAACCTTGTCCGCACAATTCACGGACTTGGCCGGCAACATGACCGACACCAGGAGCGACACCGCCCTTTCAGGAGGCGTCGATTTCCAAGCACTCAACTTCACCGTCGCACCGCCGATAGTGGTGACTCCGGCTGCGGTTGTGTTTACGGACAGGGATGGCACGAAGGACGATGTGTATGCCGTTCCTGCTACCGCGGGGGTGGACTACCTCGTCGGTGGGAAGGTTGTTGGTGCCGGAACATTTCCGGCGGTCGGCACCGTGATGGTGACCGCGAAAGCGAAGACTGATTATGTTCTTGCTGTCGGTGCGGCCGCGTCCTGGTCTGCGACGTTCAAGGCCACCCCGTTCGTGGTGACTCCGGCTGCGGTTGTGTTTACGGACAGGGACGGCACGAAGGACGATGTGTATGCCGTTCCTGCTACCGCGGGGGTGGACTACCTCGTCGGTGGGAAGGTTGTTGGTGCCGGAACATTTCCGGCGGTCGGCACCGTGATGGTGACCGCGAAAGCGAAGACTGATTATGTTCTTGCTGTCGGTGCGGCCGCGTCCTGGTCTGCGACGTTCAAGGCCACCCCGTTCGTGGTGACTCCGGCTGCGGTTGTGTTTACGGACAGGGACGGCACGAAGGACGATGTGTATGCCGTTCCTGCTACCGCGGGGGTGGACTACCTCGTCGGTGGGAAGGTTGTTGGTGCCGGAACATTTCCGGCGGTCGGCACCGTGATGGTGACCGCGAAAGCGAAGACTGATTATGTTCTTGCTGTCGGTGCGGCCGCGTCCTGGTCTGCGACGTTCAAGGCCACCCCGTTCGTGGTGACTCCGGCTGCGGTTGTGTTTACGGACAGGGACGGCACGAAGGACGATGTGTATGCCGTTCCTGCTACCGCGGGGGTGGACTACCTCGTCGGTGGGAAGGTTGTTGGTGCCGGAACATTTCCGGCGGTCGGCACCGTGATGGTGACCGCGAAAGCGAAGACTGATTATGTTCTTGCTGTCGGTGCGGCCGCGTCCTGGTCTGCGACGTTCAAGGCCACCCCGTTCGTGGTGACTCCGGCTGCGGTTGTGTTTACGGACAGGGACGGCACGAAGGACGATGTGTATGCCGTTCCTGCTACCGCGGGGGTGGACTACCTCGTCGGTGGGAAGGTTGTTGGTGCCGGAACATTTCCGGCGGTCGGCACCGTGATGGTGACCGCGAAAGCGAAGACTGATTATGTTCTTGCTGTCGGTGCGGCCGCGTCCTGGTCTGCGACGTTCAAGGCCACCCCGTTCGTGGTGACTCCGGCTGCGGTTGTGTTTACGGACAGGGACGGCACGAAGGACGATGTGTATGCCGTTCCTGCTACCGCGGGGGTGGACTACCTCGTCGGTGGGAAGGTTGTTGGTGCCGGAACATTTCCGGCGGTCGGCACCGTGATGGTGACCGCGAAAGCGAAGACTGATTATGTTCTTGCTGTCGGTGCGGCCGCGTCCTGGTCTGCGACGTTCAAGGCCACCCCGTTCGTGGTGACTCCGGCTGCGGTTGTGTTTACGGACAGGGACGGCACGAAGGACGATGTGTATGCCGTTCCTGCTACCGCGGGGGTGGACTACCTCGTCGGTGGGAAGGTTGTTGGTGCCGGAACATTTCCGGCGGTCGGCACCGTGATGGTGACCGCGAAAGCGAAGACTGATTATGTTCTTGCTGTCGGTGCGGCCGCGTCCTGGTCTGCGACGTTCAAGGCCACCCCGTTCGTGGTGACTCCGGCTGCGGTTGTGTTTACGGACAGGGACGGCACGAAGGACGATGTGTATGCCGTTCCTGCTACCGCGGGGGTGGACTACCTCGTCGGTGGGAAGGTTGTTGGTGCCGGAACATTTCCGGCGGTCGGCACCGTGATGGTGACCGCGAAAGCGAAGACTGATTATGTTCTTGCTGTCGGTGCGGCCGCGTCCTGGTCTGCGACGTTCAAGGCCACCCCGTTCGTGGTGACTCCGGCTGCGGTTGTGTTTACGGACAGGGACGGCACGAAGGACGATGTGTATGCCGTTCCTGCTACCGCGGGGGTGGACTACCTCGTCGGTGGGAAGGTTGTTGGTGCCGGAACATTTCCGGCGGTCGGCACCGTGATGGTGACCGCGAAAGCGAAGACTGATTATGTTCTTGCTGTCGGTGCGGCCGCGTCCTGGTCTGCGACGTTCAAGGCCACCCCGTTCGTGGTGACTCCGGCTGCGGTTGTGTTTACGGACAGGGACGGCACGAAGGACGATGTGTATGCCGTTCCTGCTACCGCGGGGGTGGACTACCTCGTCGGTGGGAAGGTTGTTGGTGCCGGAACATTTCCGGCGGTCGGCACCGTGATGGTGACCGCGAAAGCGAAGACTGATTATGTTCTTGCTGTCGGTGCGGCCGCGTCCTGGTCTGCGACGTTCAAGGCCACCCCGTTCGTGGTGACTCCGAAGAGGGACTTTAACGGGGACGGCAAGGCCGATGTCTTGGCCCGTGACGGGGCTGGTGTGCTGTGGCTTTACCCCGGCAACGGTTCCGGTGGCTGGCTCGCAGCGCAACGCGTGGGTTTTGGCTGGAATGTCATGAACGCTCTTACGGGCGCAGGGGACTTTAACGGGGACGGCAAGGCCGATGTCTTGGCCCGTGACGGGGCTGGTGTGCTGTGGCTTTACCCCGGCAACGGTTCCGGTGGCTGGCTCGCAGCGCAACGCGTGGGTTTTGGCTGGAATGTCATGAACGCTCTTACGGGCGCAGGGGACTTTAACGGGGACGGCAAGGCCGATGTCTTGGCCCGTGACGGGGCTGGTGTGCTGTGGCTTTACCCCGGCAACGGTTCCGGTGGCTGGCTCGCAGCGCAACGCGTGGGTTTTGGCTGGAATGTCATGAACGCTCTTACGGGCGCAGGGGACTTTAACGGGGACGGCAAGGCCGATGTCTTGGCCCGTGACGGGGCTGGTGTGCTGTGGCTTTACCCCGGCAACGGTTCCGGTGGCTGGCTCGCAGCGCAACGCGTGGGTTTTGGCTGGAATGTCATGAACGCTCTTACGGGCGCAGGGGACTTTAACGGGGACGGCAAGGCCGATGTCTTGGCCCGTGACGGGGCTGGTGTGCTGTGGCTTTACCCCGGCAACGGTTCCGGTGGCTGGCTCGCAGCGCAACACGTGGGTTTTGGCTGGAATGTCATGAACGCCCTCCTGTAA
- a CDS encoding dihydrolipoamide acetyltransferase family protein, with protein MSSDMQVFRLPDLGEGLTEAELVNWLVAVGDEIKVDQPIAEVETAKSMVEVPSPYAGTVAELHGEAGQTLDVGKPLISIARSGAAPVVPATPSTAEDAVSSGVVASPEVDAAAETYRTEEKAGSGNVLIGYGTPGGVTGGRTRPRKASVAVVDRVTDTRAEAPVASEPAVAGTRIPGKLSAVISPLVRKMARDHGVSLENIEGSGASGLIMRRDVEAAISAPEAPGAPAVPVREKAPASAAAIAEGDLDSRTGLAVLARTPVRGVRKAVAANMTKSRTEIPEATVWVDVDATALLEMRAELKKRAPHDTPGLLAFIARFVTAGLKKYPALNTRFEVGEDGSQEIVGFDGINLGFAAQTDRGLVVPSVRNAHQLSARELDAEIRRLTAVARDGKATPTELGSGTFTLNNYGVFGVDGSAAIINYPEVAMLGVGRIIDRPWVVGSQLAVRKVTELTLAFDHRVCDGETAAGFLRYVADAIENPGGALADM; from the coding sequence ATGAGCTCAGATATGCAGGTATTTCGTCTGCCGGACCTGGGGGAGGGCCTTACGGAGGCTGAACTCGTGAACTGGCTCGTCGCCGTCGGTGACGAAATCAAGGTGGACCAGCCAATCGCTGAAGTTGAAACCGCCAAGTCCATGGTGGAGGTGCCCTCGCCATATGCGGGTACCGTAGCTGAGCTACACGGTGAGGCGGGCCAAACGCTCGACGTCGGCAAGCCACTTATCTCGATCGCTCGTTCAGGCGCTGCTCCCGTTGTGCCGGCAACTCCCTCGACTGCTGAAGATGCAGTCTCGTCAGGGGTGGTGGCTTCCCCCGAGGTTGATGCGGCCGCCGAGACGTACCGAACCGAGGAGAAAGCTGGCTCCGGCAATGTACTCATCGGATACGGAACTCCTGGTGGCGTGACCGGGGGCCGGACCCGCCCGCGGAAGGCGAGCGTCGCCGTCGTCGATCGCGTCACGGACACGCGAGCCGAAGCCCCGGTTGCTTCCGAGCCGGCCGTCGCCGGAACGCGCATCCCCGGCAAGCTCAGTGCCGTCATCTCACCGCTCGTCAGAAAGATGGCCAGGGACCACGGTGTTTCCCTCGAGAACATCGAGGGCTCGGGTGCCAGTGGGCTGATCATGCGCCGGGATGTTGAGGCTGCTATTTCAGCTCCTGAAGCTCCTGGGGCTCCTGCTGTTCCTGTTCGTGAGAAGGCTCCGGCCTCGGCTGCCGCCATTGCTGAGGGCGATCTCGACTCCCGTACCGGCCTGGCTGTGTTGGCCCGGACTCCCGTCCGCGGAGTTCGCAAGGCAGTTGCCGCGAACATGACCAAGAGCCGCACGGAGATCCCGGAGGCGACGGTCTGGGTGGACGTGGATGCAACCGCTTTGCTTGAGATGCGGGCTGAGCTGAAGAAGCGCGCTCCGCATGACACGCCCGGTCTGCTGGCCTTTATTGCTCGTTTTGTCACTGCTGGGTTAAAAAAGTACCCGGCCCTGAACACCCGCTTTGAAGTCGGGGAAGACGGCTCCCAGGAGATCGTCGGTTTTGACGGAATCAACCTCGGCTTCGCTGCACAGACAGATCGCGGACTGGTGGTTCCGTCTGTTCGGAACGCGCACCAGTTGAGCGCCCGCGAGTTGGATGCCGAGATCCGCCGTCTGACCGCCGTGGCGCGTGACGGCAAGGCAACCCCAACCGAGCTCGGCTCAGGCACGTTCACGCTGAACAACTACGGCGTATTCGGCGTGGATGGCTCGGCCGCGATCATCAACTACCCGGAGGTTGCGATGCTCGGCGTGGGTCGCATCATCGACCGGCCGTGGGTAGTCGGCAGTCAGCTTGCCGTGCGAAAGGTTACCGAGTTGACCCTCGCGTTCGACCACCGCGTATGCGACGGCGAGACCGCGGCCGGCTTCCTCCGGTACGTGGCCGACGCCATCGAGAACCCGGGTGGAGCGCTGGCGGATATGTAG
- a CDS encoding alpha-ketoacid dehydrogenase subunit beta produces the protein MTVTTNVNGNVSAATASAAASAAATAEASGPQSITMAKALNTAMADAMRADSSVLVFGEDVGILGGVFRITDGLMAEFGEQRCFDTPLAESGIVGMAVGMAINGMRPVIEMQFDAFAYPAFEQIVSHVAKMHNRTKGKVKMPLVIRVPYAGGIGGVEHHCDSSESYYAHTAGLKVYTPATVADGYRMLREAIDSDDPVMFMEPKKLYWSKDQVDLDALRAEHDAGTSTEGRAAVARPGTDATLIAYGPSVPTALAAAAAAAEEGRSLEVIDVRTLVPFDDETVCASVRKTGRAVVIAEAHGFASVSSEIVARVQERAFHYLAAPIRRVTGFDVPFPSPKLEHYYLPSVDRILDTVDDLQWED, from the coding sequence ATGACCGTCACCACCAACGTCAACGGCAACGTCAGCGCCGCCACCGCAAGCGCCGCCGCATCCGCCGCAGCTACCGCTGAGGCGAGCGGCCCTCAGTCCATCACCATGGCCAAGGCGCTCAACACTGCAATGGCCGACGCCATGCGGGCCGATTCCTCGGTCCTGGTCTTCGGTGAGGACGTCGGCATTCTGGGCGGCGTCTTCCGCATCACCGATGGCCTCATGGCCGAGTTCGGCGAGCAGCGCTGCTTCGATACCCCGCTGGCAGAATCCGGCATCGTCGGCATGGCTGTCGGCATGGCTATCAACGGCATGCGGCCTGTCATCGAAATGCAGTTTGATGCGTTCGCCTACCCGGCGTTCGAACAGATCGTCAGCCACGTCGCCAAGATGCACAACCGCACCAAGGGCAAGGTCAAGATGCCCCTGGTCATCCGTGTTCCCTACGCCGGCGGCATCGGGGGAGTGGAGCACCACTGCGACTCGTCCGAGTCCTACTACGCCCACACCGCCGGCCTGAAGGTCTACACCCCAGCCACCGTCGCGGACGGTTACCGGATGCTGCGCGAAGCCATCGACTCCGATGACCCGGTTATGTTCATGGAGCCCAAGAAGCTCTACTGGTCCAAGGACCAGGTGGACTTGGACGCTTTGCGCGCAGAGCACGACGCCGGCACCTCCACCGAGGGCCGCGCGGCTGTTGCTCGTCCCGGCACTGACGCAACGCTGATCGCGTATGGTCCCTCCGTTCCCACTGCGCTCGCAGCGGCGGCTGCTGCGGCCGAAGAGGGTCGCTCGCTTGAGGTCATCGATGTCCGCACCCTCGTCCCCTTCGACGACGAAACCGTCTGCGCGTCCGTGCGTAAGACGGGACGCGCCGTCGTGATCGCCGAGGCTCATGGCTTCGCGTCCGTGTCCTCCGAGATCGTGGCGCGCGTTCAAGAACGTGCATTCCACTACCTCGCTGCACCGATCCGCCGTGTGACCGGCTTCGATGTCCCGTTCCCGTCTCCCAAGCTGGAGCACTACTACCTGCCAAGCGTCGACCGCATCCTCGACACCGTCGACGACCTTCAATGGGAGGACTGA
- the pdhA gene encoding pyruvate dehydrogenase (acetyl-transferring) E1 component subunit alpha, with protein sequence MTIHADHTAPEAAVEDQAADVQRKFGISVEDYMLPARHQIQMVNPDGTLRSHEEQGTEPGHEYPTPNDAELMAAYEQLVVGRRVNDQNSALVRQGRMAVYPSSHGQEACQVAAAMCLSEGDWLFPTYRDAVAVMTRGVDPVEAMTIFRGDWHGGYDPKKHHVGIQCTPLTTQLLHAVGVAHAAKLRGEDTVVMAMCGDGATSEGDFHEALNFAAVFHLPVIFFVQNNKYAISVPLSHQSVAPSLAHKAVGYGMAGERVDGNDLVALLAVMDRAVKLAREGSGPLLIEAHTYRMQAHTNADDATRYRPDSEVAEWQAKDPLTRMKSYLTDKGLLDDAANNRIAEHAEAVATQLREGLGEDVPVQPLDLFKYVFSKPTPQLKEQSELLASELAREESAK encoded by the coding sequence ATGACGATCCACGCAGACCACACTGCGCCGGAAGCGGCAGTAGAGGACCAAGCTGCTGACGTCCAGAGAAAATTCGGCATCAGCGTAGAGGACTACATGCTGCCTGCCCGGCACCAGATTCAGATGGTGAATCCGGATGGCACCCTTCGCTCCCATGAAGAGCAAGGCACCGAACCCGGCCACGAGTACCCAACGCCGAACGACGCTGAACTGATGGCCGCGTACGAGCAGCTCGTCGTCGGACGTCGCGTCAACGATCAGAACTCCGCGCTCGTCCGGCAGGGCCGCATGGCTGTCTATCCCTCGAGCCACGGACAGGAAGCCTGTCAGGTGGCGGCTGCCATGTGCCTCAGCGAAGGTGACTGGCTCTTCCCCACCTACCGTGACGCCGTCGCGGTGATGACACGTGGTGTGGATCCTGTCGAAGCGATGACGATCTTCCGCGGTGACTGGCACGGTGGCTACGACCCCAAGAAACACCACGTCGGGATCCAGTGCACCCCGCTGACCACACAGCTGCTGCACGCCGTCGGCGTCGCGCATGCTGCCAAACTCCGTGGTGAGGACACCGTGGTGATGGCAATGTGCGGCGATGGTGCCACGAGTGAGGGCGACTTCCACGAGGCCCTGAACTTTGCTGCCGTGTTCCATCTGCCGGTCATCTTCTTCGTGCAGAACAACAAATACGCAATTTCCGTTCCGCTCAGTCACCAGTCGGTGGCGCCGTCGCTGGCCCACAAGGCTGTTGGCTATGGCATGGCCGGTGAGCGAGTTGACGGCAACGACCTCGTCGCGCTCCTTGCCGTAATGGACCGTGCCGTGAAGTTGGCCCGCGAAGGGTCAGGCCCCCTCCTGATCGAGGCCCACACCTACCGCATGCAGGCGCACACCAACGCCGACGATGCAACGCGCTACCGCCCCGACAGTGAGGTGGCCGAGTGGCAAGCGAAGGATCCGCTCACTCGCATGAAGTCCTATCTGACCGACAAGGGACTCCTGGACGACGCCGCCAACAACCGCATTGCCGAACATGCAGAAGCGGTGGCCACACAATTGCGCGAAGGTCTCGGCGAAGACGTCCCGGTACAGCCGCTGGACCTCTTTAAGTACGTGTTCTCCAAGCCCACCCCGCAACTGAAAGAGCAGTCTGAACTGCTTGCCAGCGAACTCGCACGAGAGGAGAGCGCAAAATGA
- a CDS encoding Lrp/AsnC family transcriptional regulator, whose amino-acid sequence MSETEAEQTAVPLDDVDRDIIRELTTDGRMSITQVAENVHISRAHAYSRIARLTGEGVLTKFTALVDPIKAGLRSSAYVTLKVQQHSWRELKERLRAIPEVHHIALVGGDFDVILLVRATDNIHLRRVIFDQLQSMDGILDTQTFLVFEDVDTR is encoded by the coding sequence GTGAGCGAGACCGAGGCAGAGCAGACTGCCGTGCCCCTGGATGATGTTGACCGGGACATCATCCGCGAGCTCACAACTGACGGCCGGATGTCCATTACACAAGTGGCCGAAAACGTGCACATCAGCCGGGCGCACGCCTACTCACGCATTGCCCGGCTGACCGGCGAAGGGGTTCTGACCAAGTTCACGGCGTTGGTGGACCCGATCAAAGCCGGCCTGCGATCTTCGGCCTACGTCACCCTCAAGGTCCAGCAGCATTCCTGGCGAGAACTGAAGGAGCGCTTGCGGGCGATTCCCGAGGTCCACCACATCGCCCTGGTGGGCGGCGACTTTGACGTCATCCTGCTGGTCCGCGCCACGGACAACATCCACCTCCGGCGTGTGATCTTCGACCAATTGCAGTCCATGGACGGCATCCTGGACACGCAGACTTTCCTGGTGTTTGAGGACGTTGATACTCGGTAG
- a CDS encoding YdcF family protein, with protein sequence MPLKTASVTRAVARAAVSVVAIALLWLIAAFQFFYSPPRVVPHRTDAIVVLGGLSKERLPVAQELQESLDIPILVVSTTGLSGNVEGDALCHEDDDPDLICFRPSPLNTRGEATGLAELIRQNGWKSVTVVTSDYHLLRAGTLMRQCTPVEIQMVGSQPDLSAGAWLDRFVVETGGLIDVWMQPECSSH encoded by the coding sequence GTGCCCCTCAAAACTGCCTCCGTCACGCGCGCCGTTGCGCGGGCTGCGGTGTCGGTTGTTGCGATCGCGCTGCTATGGCTGATCGCCGCTTTTCAGTTCTTTTACAGCCCGCCGAGAGTAGTGCCTCACCGAACCGACGCCATCGTAGTTTTGGGCGGGTTAAGCAAGGAACGACTTCCAGTGGCTCAGGAACTCCAGGAGAGCCTGGATATCCCCATTTTGGTGGTCTCGACGACGGGCCTTTCCGGCAACGTTGAGGGTGATGCTTTGTGCCATGAAGACGACGACCCAGACTTGATTTGTTTCCGTCCCTCACCGCTGAATACCCGAGGTGAAGCCACAGGCCTTGCGGAGCTGATCAGGCAGAACGGGTGGAAGTCCGTCACCGTGGTGACGTCCGACTATCACCTGTTGCGGGCAGGTACTTTGATGCGGCAGTGCACCCCTGTGGAGATCCAAATGGTCGGCTCCCAACCCGACCTTTCGGCTGGAGCTTGGCTGGACAGATTCGTGGTCGAAACAGGTGGGCTCATCGACGTGTGGATGCAGCCGGAGTGTTCTTCTCACTAA
- the wecB gene encoding UDP-N-acetylglucosamine 2-epimerase (non-hydrolyzing), translated as MPSIMPIFGTRPEAIKMAPIVHALHESEEFDCIVTVTGQHREMLDQVNDLFGITPDHDLDILQPGQSLTDIMTRTMTGLDKLFSANKPDAVIVQGDTTTSTAGAIAAFYHGIPVIHVEAGLRSGNLLSPFPEEANRKITSQITTLHLAPTTTSRANLLAEGVSAEDIVVTGNSVIDALFTTVDKQIPFTDPQLEELAASGRKILLVTTHRRENQGDAMRGVGRALARIADAEPDLVIVLPAHKNPVVREAVLPALEGKPNVVVTEPLAYGEFTRMLSLAHIVLTDSGGVQEEAPSLGKPVLVMRENTERPEAVEAGTVTLIGTDEERIVSQVDRLLNDADHFDAMANAVNPYGDGRASERTVAAIAQLLGVGQRIDEFGVTVSV; from the coding sequence GTGCCCAGCATCATGCCCATTTTCGGTACCCGACCCGAAGCTATCAAAATGGCACCCATCGTCCATGCCCTGCACGAATCCGAAGAGTTCGACTGCATCGTTACCGTCACGGGCCAGCACCGCGAAATGCTCGACCAGGTCAACGACCTTTTCGGCATCACCCCGGACCACGATCTCGATATCCTCCAGCCAGGTCAGTCGCTCACCGACATCATGACGCGCACCATGACCGGGCTGGACAAGCTTTTCTCGGCAAACAAGCCGGACGCCGTCATCGTTCAAGGTGACACCACCACATCTACAGCTGGCGCAATCGCGGCGTTCTACCATGGCATCCCGGTAATCCACGTCGAGGCAGGCCTCCGTAGCGGCAATCTCCTTTCGCCGTTCCCCGAAGAAGCCAACCGCAAGATCACCAGCCAAATCACGACGCTGCATCTTGCGCCCACTACGACCAGCCGGGCGAACCTCCTTGCCGAGGGCGTATCTGCTGAAGACATCGTCGTTACCGGCAATTCCGTGATCGACGCACTCTTCACCACAGTGGACAAGCAGATTCCCTTCACTGATCCCCAGCTTGAGGAGCTTGCAGCCAGTGGTCGCAAGATTCTGCTTGTCACCACGCACCGCCGCGAAAACCAGGGTGACGCTATGCGCGGCGTGGGCCGCGCGTTGGCCCGCATTGCAGACGCCGAGCCGGACCTCGTCATCGTTCTGCCCGCCCACAAGAACCCGGTTGTCAGGGAAGCGGTCCTGCCTGCCCTTGAGGGAAAGCCGAATGTGGTTGTCACGGAGCCGTTGGCCTACGGGGAGTTCACCCGAATGCTGTCCCTGGCACACATCGTCCTCACCGACTCCGGTGGAGTCCAGGAGGAAGCACCAAGCCTGGGCAAGCCCGTTTTGGTTATGCGTGAAAACACGGAACGTCCTGAAGCGGTCGAAGCCGGCACAGTTACTCTCATTGGTACCGATGAGGAACGCATTGTCTCCCAAGTTGATCGGCTGTTGAACGACGCCGATCACTTCGATGCTATGGCCAACGCCGTCAACCCCTACGGTGACGGTCGGGCCTCAGAACGCACAGTCGCCGCGATCGCTCAGCTCCTCGGCGTCGGGCAGCGCATCGACGAATTTGGTGTGACAGTTTCCGTTTAG